The proteins below are encoded in one region of Paenibacillus albus:
- a CDS encoding helix-turn-helix transcriptional regulator — translation MQTHLCEDFQPLDWANSLHISESYLYELFRKETGDSPHQYFMGCCLEQAKTELRETNLSVTDITDKLGFSSVHYFSRQSTKHLNQSPNQYRRRVRIPIS, via the coding sequence ATGCAAACTCATTTGTGCGAGGATTTCCAACCTCTGGATTGGGCAAATTCATTGCATATCAGCGAATCATATCTATACGAACTGTTCCGTAAAGAAACGGGAGATAGTCCGCACCAATATTTCATGGGTTGTTGTCTTGAACAAGCAAAAACCGAGCTCCGCGAGACGAACCTTTCGGTTACTGACATCACTGATAAGCTCGGCTTTTCCTCTGTGCATTATTTTTCAAGACAGTCCACGAAGCACCTCAATCAATCTCCCAATCAGTACCGGAGACGTGTGCGGATACCAATTTCATAA
- a CDS encoding cysteine hydrolase family protein, with protein MKLGFLIIDMQPVHLQEAEKKIIDRACEYVNYVAGMLRSKDHVIIHIQDIEGMDESNREAFQTIPEIPIKENDLVVTKEYSNSFWNTELEGILREQDVELLIIAGNAAEHCVLFTYNGASERGFKPVILQNGIVSSHSEAITATYRDRNVISHPVISYMVKQ; from the coding sequence ATGAAACTAGGATTTCTCATTATTGATATGCAGCCCGTCCATTTGCAGGAAGCAGAGAAGAAGATCATCGACAGAGCCTGTGAGTATGTTAACTATGTTGCGGGAATGCTTCGATCCAAGGATCACGTCATCATTCATATCCAAGATATTGAGGGGATGGATGAGTCGAACCGGGAAGCTTTCCAGACGATTCCGGAAATTCCGATTAAGGAGAACGACCTGGTTGTGACTAAAGAATACTCGAACTCGTTCTGGAACACCGAGCTTGAAGGGATTTTGCGTGAGCAGGACGTTGAGCTGTTGATCATTGCCGGTAATGCGGCTGAGCACTGCGTGCTGTTCACCTATAACGGAGCGAGCGAACGCGGGTTCAAGCCAGTCATTCTGCAGAACGGCATCGTCAGCTCGCATAGCGAGGCGATCACAGCTACGTATCGGGATCGAAATGTGATTTCTCATCCGGTTATTTCGTATATGGTGAAACAATAA